A DNA window from Sulfitobacter sp. BSw21498 contains the following coding sequences:
- a CDS encoding YggT family protein: protein MTSLFQILMLVLNIVWFIIIAHVIMSWLINFQVLNLRQPLVAQVWDGLNRLLEPVYSRVRSILPQMGGLDLAPLVVLIAVAVLRILLINNAAMFY, encoded by the coding sequence ATGACATCCCTTTTTCAGATCCTGATGCTCGTGCTGAACATCGTTTGGTTCATCATCATCGCGCATGTCATCATGAGCTGGCTGATTAATTTTCAAGTCTTAAACCTTCGTCAACCTTTGGTGGCGCAAGTTTGGGACGGGCTCAATCGCTTGCTGGAGCCTGTCTATAGCCGCGTCCGCAGCATTCTGCCGCAGATGGGCGGGCTTGACCTCGCGCCGTTGGTCGTCCTGATCGCGGTCGCTGTTCTGCGTATCCTGCTTATCAACAACGCTGCAATGTTCTACTAA
- the recQ gene encoding DNA helicase RecQ, translating to MSGAATLLRDVFGFDGFRPGQQEIVEAVTAGENTLAIMPTGGGKSLCFQMPALLRDGVTVVISPLIALMRDQVRALQELGVGAGALTSGNTPEETDAVWEGLEAGTLKLLYMAPERLAAGSVTGMLKRVGVSLIAVDEAHCVSQWGHDFRPDYLRIGELRRTLDVPLAAFTATADAETQAEIIQKLFDGAPPRAFLRGFDRPNIHLAFAAKNGPRAQILNFASARKGQSGIVYCGTRAKTEGLAKALRDDGHLALHYHGGMEADDRRTAERRFQQEDGLIVVATVAFGMGIDKPDIRWVAHADLPKSIEAYYQEIGRAGRDGAPAETLTLFGPDDIRLRRSQIDEGLAPPERRAADHARLNALLGLAEALECRRLNLLKYFDESDVSCENCDLCDSPVEVFDGTTAVRKALSAMLRTEEWFGAGHLIDILLGNETDKIRERGHSDLPTYGVGKEYDKREWQAVFRQMMGHDLVRPDAARHGALRMTDAALPILRGEASISLRRDSIRAAAAQRRPAVKAMVSDEDAPLLSALKAKRRGLAEAAKVPAYIIFNDRTLIEMAEKRPATLDAMARIGGVGAKKLENFGDAFLEVINGAAAEMHPTRRKLAGRAAGSVFDQLQEVQTTLSRGADGGEKPLSCSTSLLAKVAQLHAPNLDAIERILGEKRTERFGPAFLDVLQQAG from the coding sequence ATGTCAGGCGCTGCCACGCTACTTCGTGATGTCTTTGGGTTCGACGGGTTCCGTCCTGGTCAACAAGAGATCGTAGAGGCCGTTACCGCCGGTGAAAACACGCTGGCGATCATGCCCACCGGGGGCGGTAAGTCCCTGTGTTTCCAGATGCCTGCGTTGCTGCGGGATGGGGTGACGGTCGTTATATCTCCGCTTATTGCGTTGATGCGTGATCAGGTCCGCGCCTTGCAAGAGCTTGGCGTGGGGGCCGGGGCGCTGACCTCGGGTAACACGCCCGAAGAAACCGATGCCGTGTGGGAAGGGCTCGAAGCGGGCACGCTCAAGCTATTGTATATGGCACCCGAACGGCTCGCCGCGGGGTCAGTCACCGGCATGTTAAAGCGTGTCGGCGTGTCATTGATCGCTGTGGATGAGGCGCATTGCGTCAGCCAGTGGGGCCATGATTTTCGCCCTGACTATTTGCGCATTGGTGAATTGCGACGCACGCTGGATGTGCCTCTGGCCGCCTTTACCGCGACGGCAGATGCCGAAACTCAAGCCGAGATCATCCAGAAGCTTTTTGACGGAGCCCCGCCACGCGCCTTCCTGCGCGGGTTCGACCGTCCCAATATCCATCTGGCTTTTGCTGCCAAAAACGGACCGCGCGCGCAGATTTTGAACTTTGCCAGCGCGCGTAAGGGGCAGTCTGGCATCGTCTATTGCGGCACCCGTGCGAAAACCGAAGGGCTTGCCAAAGCGCTGCGCGATGACGGGCATCTGGCTCTGCATTATCACGGCGGGATGGAAGCAGACGACCGCCGCACGGCAGAACGCCGCTTCCAACAAGAAGACGGGCTGATCGTCGTGGCGACCGTGGCCTTTGGCATGGGGATCGACAAACCGGACATTCGGTGGGTCGCCCATGCCGATCTGCCCAAATCCATTGAAGCTTACTATCAGGAAATCGGACGCGCGGGCCGCGACGGTGCCCCGGCTGAAACGCTTACGCTGTTTGGTCCCGATGACATCCGTTTGCGGCGCAGCCAAATTGACGAAGGGCTGGCCCCGCCCGAACGACGCGCGGCGGATCATGCCCGATTGAACGCCCTACTGGGGCTTGCCGAGGCGCTGGAATGTCGCCGCCTGAACCTGCTTAAATATTTTGACGAAAGCGACGTGAGTTGCGAAAATTGTGACCTCTGCGACTCGCCTGTGGAGGTGTTCGACGGCACCACGGCGGTACGCAAGGCGCTGTCGGCGATGCTGCGCACCGAGGAATGGTTCGGCGCGGGTCATTTGATCGACATCCTGCTTGGCAATGAAACTGACAAGATCCGCGAGCGCGGGCATAGCGACCTGCCGACGTATGGGGTGGGAAAGGAATATGACAAACGCGAATGGCAGGCCGTGTTCAGGCAGATGATGGGCCACGATCTCGTGCGCCCTGACGCTGCGCGCCACGGTGCGTTGCGGATGACCGATGCCGCGCTGCCCATTCTACGCGGCGAGGCGTCTATCTCTCTGCGCCGCGACAGTATTCGTGCCGCCGCAGCGCAGCGCCGCCCCGCGGTAAAAGCAATGGTCAGCGACGAAGATGCGCCGCTGCTGTCGGCGCTCAAGGCCAAACGTCGGGGGCTCGCAGAGGCCGCGAAAGTGCCCGCATACATCATTTTCAATGACCGCACGCTGATCGAGATGGCCGAGAAACGGCCAGCGACATTGGACGCGATGGCGCGTATCGGCGGTGTTGGGGCGAAAAAGCTCGAGAACTTCGGCGATGCGTTTCTAGAGGTGATCAACGGCGCTGCGGCCGAAATGCACCCGACACGCCGCAAGCTGGCAGGGCGGGCCGCGGGGTCCGTCTTTGATCAGCTGCAAGAAGTCCAAACCACGCTGTCACGGGGCGCGGACGGCGGCGAAAAACCCCTGAGCTGCTCGACGTCGTTACTGGCGAAAGTGGCGCAACTTCATGCGCCGAACCTCGATGCAATAGAGCGTATCCTGGGCGAGAAACGAACCGAAAGGTTTGGCCCCGCATTTCTGGACGTCCTGCAGCAAGCGGGCTAG
- the yaaA gene encoding peroxide stress protein YaaA: MLTVISPAKKMDWTPRTVEMTAPDLHDDAVALVKVARALSVGDLQSLMHLSEKLAQLNRDRFASFEENPTLDTVRPAAFAFAGDTYQGLEATSLDPDEVSYAQDHLRILSGLYGVLRPLDAIQAYRLEMGSRLKTPQGKSLYEYWGARLSDALNQQAEQTNSRFLVNCASQEYFGAVDLKALVPAVVTPQFMEDKSDGKGPKIVSFYAKKARGAMARFIVQNRLTDSDAIKDFDIGGYAWKPDLSTPEKPVFVRPYPTS, encoded by the coding sequence ATGCTGACCGTCATTTCGCCTGCCAAGAAAATGGACTGGACCCCCCGCACCGTCGAGATGACGGCGCCCGATTTGCACGATGATGCCGTGGCTTTGGTCAAGGTGGCCCGCGCGCTGAGCGTTGGTGATTTGCAATCATTGATGCACCTGAGCGAAAAACTGGCCCAGCTGAACCGCGATCGTTTTGCCTCGTTCGAGGAAAACCCCACCCTTGATACTGTGCGTCCCGCTGCATTTGCCTTTGCCGGCGACACCTACCAAGGGCTCGAGGCGACAAGTTTGGACCCCGATGAAGTGAGCTATGCGCAGGATCATCTGCGAATACTGTCGGGGCTTTATGGCGTACTGCGCCCCTTGGATGCAATTCAGGCCTACCGGCTTGAAATGGGCAGCCGGTTGAAGACGCCGCAGGGTAAATCGCTGTACGAATACTGGGGCGCGCGTTTGTCCGATGCGTTGAACCAGCAGGCAGAGCAGACCAACAGCAGGTTTCTGGTGAACTGCGCCAGTCAGGAATACTTTGGCGCGGTCGACCTGAAGGCGCTGGTCCCCGCTGTCGTGACGCCACAGTTCATGGAAGACAAATCTGACGGCAAAGGCCCGAAAATTGTCAGCTTCTACGCCAAGAAAGCGCGCGGCGCGATGGCGCGGTTCATTGTGCAGAACCGGCTTACCGACTCGGATGCGATCAAGGATTTTGATATCGGCGGGTATGCTTGGAAGCCAGATCTGTCTACGCCGGAAAAACCCGTATTTGTGCGTCCCTATCCCACCAGCTGA
- a CDS encoding response regulator, which yields MANRSYLAVFDGIDIIRPGVSYLTILRILTEEGIINIGRHTPEEWRAKMILRSQQKAPEPIIVRLWNGTYIKIVDQRGKGGDTVSLARDITDSVAHQRQLVDARATAEAANSAKSLFLAKMSHEIRTPMNGIVGMTEVLGDTVLTQDQRLYVDTIKTSGEALLVIINDVLDFSRIEANRLSIHPAPFDLERIFQEVLLLLQPLAVQKGLDIALDFDLFLPRKLIGDAGRIRQVLTNLVGNAVKFTRNGHILIRATGLPDSEPDNVLIKVSIEDTGIGIPPDIIDHIMGEFTQANSEPSPTAEGAGLGLAICQRLVQLMNGEIWVTSEPEVGSCFGFELPLKVQVDAPTPTLMPPAFLRHVLIVETETICRSILQRNLEHIGVRVTTCATGACGLVTLDDSVDLVLVDQVLPDMDGFEFARAVQARLSATDVILYSEAPDSIRENVGDVRLRRIMKNPINITDLLAEMTKSPPLANGTRPMRVLAAEDNKTNRLVLRKMLQRLNIDLQLAVDGEDAVTLFQSFRPDLVFMDISMPKMNGKEAAAAIRALENGARDSCPIVALTAHVIQDEKDNILAAGLDHFLTKPLRKAEIVALLERYCPTSAFPLEGQLVG from the coding sequence ATGGCGAACCGATCCTATCTCGCGGTGTTTGACGGTATCGATATTATCCGACCCGGCGTCAGCTATTTGACCATCCTGCGCATCCTCACCGAAGAGGGTATCATTAACATCGGTCGACACACGCCTGAGGAATGGCGTGCCAAGATGATCCTGCGGTCACAGCAAAAGGCCCCGGAACCGATCATCGTAAGGCTCTGGAACGGCACTTACATCAAAATCGTCGATCAACGCGGCAAAGGCGGCGACACCGTTTCACTGGCCCGCGATATCACCGACAGCGTCGCGCATCAGCGGCAACTGGTCGACGCCCGTGCCACTGCCGAAGCTGCCAACAGTGCGAAATCCTTGTTTCTAGCCAAGATGAGCCATGAAATCCGCACCCCGATGAACGGGATCGTCGGAATGACAGAAGTGCTTGGCGATACCGTGCTGACGCAGGACCAGCGGTTGTATGTCGATACGATTAAAACCTCTGGTGAAGCACTATTGGTTATTATCAACGACGTGTTGGACTTTTCCCGGATCGAAGCAAACCGGCTCAGCATCCATCCCGCCCCCTTTGATCTAGAACGAATTTTCCAAGAGGTATTGCTGCTGTTGCAACCGCTCGCGGTTCAAAAGGGGCTTGATATCGCTTTGGATTTTGACCTCTTTCTGCCACGCAAATTGATCGGGGATGCCGGGCGCATTCGACAGGTGCTGACCAATCTTGTAGGAAATGCGGTGAAGTTTACGCGAAACGGGCACATTCTCATTCGGGCCACGGGCCTGCCAGACAGTGAACCCGACAACGTGCTGATAAAAGTCTCTATCGAGGATACAGGCATCGGCATCCCCCCTGATATCATCGATCATATTATGGGGGAATTCACCCAAGCCAACAGCGAGCCAAGCCCGACTGCAGAAGGGGCCGGCCTGGGGCTGGCGATCTGTCAACGGTTGGTGCAGTTGATGAACGGCGAGATATGGGTCACGTCCGAGCCAGAGGTTGGGTCCTGCTTCGGGTTCGAACTTCCCCTGAAAGTGCAAGTCGACGCGCCGACGCCGACCCTGATGCCGCCTGCGTTTCTGCGACACGTTCTGATCGTCGAAACAGAAACGATCTGCCGGTCCATCCTCCAGCGCAACCTGGAACATATCGGGGTACGGGTCACCACATGCGCCACCGGCGCTTGCGGATTGGTAACCTTGGATGACAGCGTGGATCTGGTTCTTGTTGATCAGGTCTTGCCCGATATGGACGGATTTGAATTTGCGCGCGCGGTTCAGGCGCGTCTGTCCGCAACAGACGTGATTTTGTACAGCGAGGCCCCGGATTCAATCCGGGAAAATGTGGGCGACGTGCGTTTGCGCCGGATCATGAAAAATCCGATCAACATCACCGATCTGCTGGCAGAGATGACAAAATCGCCCCCCTTGGCCAACGGCACCCGCCCGATGCGTGTTCTGGCCGCGGAAGATAATAAAACCAACCGCCTCGTCCTGCGCAAGATGCTGCAACGGCTGAACATTGACTTGCAGCTCGCCGTCGATGGAGAGGATGCAGTTACCCTGTTTCAATCCTTCCGGCCTGATCTGGTCTTCATGGATATATCCATGCCGAAAATGAACGGAAAAGAGGCCGCCGCAGCCATTCGCGCCTTGGAGAATGGGGCTCGCGACAGCTGTCCTATTGTCGCTCTGACTGCTCATGTCATTCAGGACGAGAAGGATAATATCCTAGCCGCCGGTCTGGATCATTTCCTTACCAAACCGTTGCGCAAGGCGGAAATCGTGGCGCTTTTGGAACGGTACTGCCCCACCTCGGCCTTCCCGCTTGAGGGTCAGCTGGTGGGATAG